From a region of the Acidimicrobiales bacterium genome:
- a CDS encoding phosphotransferase, with the protein MGLIRRRTPSVIAQSPGEIDAAWIAHALSPPPGVSVADVEIERVGHGIGFIGDLYRCRIEWQGPVGDTDLPRSVIVKVPAELDSNRGVGEALQVYEREIVAYRDIGSDMGLPMPQHFHSDLDPHPAPWIDKVVASLFDRLPVKAVNWIIMRFIGFSTKSSRRYALVMEDIADARPPAQAEGGSLEDALASLDVLARFHASNWMSQSAATASDLIWPLDRTPRVWQASYLRNRDDFVDRFGEVIGADMVAKLDDVQDRIPQLLGVLASAPWTLQHGDYRLDNILFRPDGSLVVLDYQLIGRGRPGWDVAYFVTTALHPQHREAEEHMLRRYHTALVAAGVKDYSWQMLCSDVEVSKLVLAHRMVCSADVLNTQMADEPDSFLDLMVQRVVGWI; encoded by the coding sequence ATGGGGTTGATCAGAAGGCGCACGCCGAGTGTCATCGCTCAGTCGCCCGGCGAGATCGATGCGGCGTGGATCGCCCATGCCCTTTCGCCCCCGCCTGGCGTGTCGGTAGCCGACGTCGAGATCGAAAGGGTCGGCCACGGCATCGGCTTCATCGGCGATCTGTATCGATGCCGTATCGAGTGGCAGGGCCCTGTCGGCGACACCGACCTGCCACGATCCGTGATCGTCAAGGTGCCGGCCGAACTCGATTCGAACCGTGGCGTTGGTGAGGCGCTTCAGGTCTACGAGCGAGAGATCGTCGCCTATCGCGACATCGGCTCCGACATGGGCCTGCCGATGCCGCAACACTTCCATTCCGACCTCGACCCGCATCCCGCCCCCTGGATCGACAAGGTGGTGGCGTCGCTGTTCGACCGGTTGCCCGTGAAGGCCGTCAACTGGATCATCATGCGCTTCATCGGCTTTTCGACCAAGAGCAGCCGCAGATACGCGCTGGTCATGGAGGACATCGCCGACGCCAGACCCCCGGCCCAAGCCGAGGGCGGCTCTCTCGAAGACGCACTCGCATCTTTGGATGTGTTGGCTCGTTTCCATGCATCCAACTGGATGTCACAATCCGCGGCGACGGCCTCCGACCTGATCTGGCCGCTCGATCGAACGCCTCGCGTTTGGCAGGCCAGCTATCTGCGCAACAGGGACGATTTCGTCGACCGCTTTGGCGAGGTCATCGGAGCTGACATGGTCGCCAAGCTCGACGACGTCCAAGACCGGATACCCCAGCTGCTTGGGGTTCTGGCCTCGGCTCCGTGGACACTGCAGCACGGCGACTATCGGCTCGACAACATCTTGTTCAGACCCGACGGTTCGCTGGTGGTGCTCGACTACCAGTTGATCGGCCGGGGCAGGCCCGGATGGGATGTCGCCTACTTCGTCACCACAGCGCTGCACCCCCAGCATCGCGAGGCCGAAGAGCACATGCTGCGCCGCTACCACACCGCTCTGGTGGCGGCGGGTGTGAAGGACTATTCGTGGCAGATGCTGTGCTCGGACGTCGAGGTCAGCAAGCTGGTGCTGGCTCACCGCATGGTGTGCTCGGCCGATGTCCTCAACACACAGATGGCCGACGAACCCGACAGCTTCCTGGATCTCATGGTGCAGAGAGTGGTGGGCTGGATCTAG